The following are encoded in a window of Vespula pensylvanica isolate Volc-1 chromosome 2, ASM1446617v1, whole genome shotgun sequence genomic DNA:
- the LOC122638011 gene encoding deoxycytidylate deaminase isoform X1 has protein sequence MSVDTTLHSDERSLNCKRSTYMDWDEYFMAVAFLVSKRSKDPVTRVGACIVDNENRIVGVGYNGMPRGCSDDIFPWKKKSGNKLDEKKLYVCHAEINAILNKNSNKLKNCRMYVGLFPCNECAKVIIQSGLKKIIYMSDKYNFKIKTIAAKRMFDAANVKYIRYIPKNNKIVIDFSEINHIPNTINLDSALVETSCDKQNRNDNDCDESTLSLKNDKSSTNAEKIDDANEEQNLTEMKSLMK, from the exons atgagtGTGGATACAACTTTACATTCAGACGAACG caGTCTCAATTGCAAAAGATCAACGTACATGGATTGGGATGAATATTTTATGGCTGTAGCATTTTTAGTTTCAAAGCGTAGTAAAGATCCAGTTACTCGTGTAGGAGCCTGTATAGTcgataatgaaaatagaatagtAGGTGTAGGATACAATGGTATGCCCAGAGGTTGTAGCGATGATATATTTCCTTGGAAAAAGAAGTCTGGTAATAaattagatgaaaaaaaaCTATATG TATGTCATGCCGAAATTAAtgctattttaaataaaaactctAATAAATTGAAGAATTGTAGGATGTACGTAGGTCTTTTTCCATGTAATGAATGTGCAAAAGTAATTATTCAATCTGGactgaagaaaattatttacatgtcagataaatataattttaaaattaaaactatAGCAGCGAAAAGAATGTTTGATGCTGCAAATGTTAAGTACAT ACGATATATAccaaaaaacaataaaattgtgATTGATTTTAGTGAAATTAATCACATTCCAAATACGATAAATTTAGATTCTGCCCTTGTTGAGACTAGTTGCGACAAACAGAATCGTAATGATAACGACTGTGATGAATCaactttatcattaaaaaatgataaaagttcGACGAATGCAGAGAAAATTGATGATGCGAACGAAGAACAAAATTTAACTGAAATGAAAAGTTTAATgaaatag
- the LOC122638011 gene encoding deoxycytidylate deaminase isoform X2, with product MSVDTTLHSDERLNCKRSTYMDWDEYFMAVAFLVSKRSKDPVTRVGACIVDNENRIVGVGYNGMPRGCSDDIFPWKKKSGNKLDEKKLYVCHAEINAILNKNSNKLKNCRMYVGLFPCNECAKVIIQSGLKKIIYMSDKYNFKIKTIAAKRMFDAANVKYIRYIPKNNKIVIDFSEINHIPNTINLDSALVETSCDKQNRNDNDCDESTLSLKNDKSSTNAEKIDDANEEQNLTEMKSLMK from the exons atgagtGTGGATACAACTTTACATTCAGACGAACG TCTCAATTGCAAAAGATCAACGTACATGGATTGGGATGAATATTTTATGGCTGTAGCATTTTTAGTTTCAAAGCGTAGTAAAGATCCAGTTACTCGTGTAGGAGCCTGTATAGTcgataatgaaaatagaatagtAGGTGTAGGATACAATGGTATGCCCAGAGGTTGTAGCGATGATATATTTCCTTGGAAAAAGAAGTCTGGTAATAaattagatgaaaaaaaaCTATATG TATGTCATGCCGAAATTAAtgctattttaaataaaaactctAATAAATTGAAGAATTGTAGGATGTACGTAGGTCTTTTTCCATGTAATGAATGTGCAAAAGTAATTATTCAATCTGGactgaagaaaattatttacatgtcagataaatataattttaaaattaaaactatAGCAGCGAAAAGAATGTTTGATGCTGCAAATGTTAAGTACAT ACGATATATAccaaaaaacaataaaattgtgATTGATTTTAGTGAAATTAATCACATTCCAAATACGATAAATTTAGATTCTGCCCTTGTTGAGACTAGTTGCGACAAACAGAATCGTAATGATAACGACTGTGATGAATCaactttatcattaaaaaatgataaaagttcGACGAATGCAGAGAAAATTGATGATGCGAACGAAGAACAAAATTTAACTGAAATGAAAAGTTTAATgaaatag